From a region of the Candidatus Paracaedimonas acanthamoebae genome:
- a CDS encoding phosphotransferase, whose protein sequence is MLEQLIPGLSLKTYLPDRKDEARLFMCQTMERLHQAPLSQNARTSFPAIADLLKTLDKEWNIPHEYLVKARFLKNRLLTHSRPHVLLHGDLHHDNILLQDKKWIVIDPQGVIGPPMSEIWAFIIDPIADTEYVATYFNDSLSTVREWYFVRLILASCWNLEDRLSPERFLELAKKIFPFV, encoded by the coding sequence TTGTTAGAACAACTTATACCAGGCCTTTCTTTAAAGACTTATCTTCCTGATCGAAAAGATGAAGCTCGTCTTTTCATGTGTCAAACAATGGAAAGGCTTCATCAAGCCCCTCTCTCTCAAAATGCTAGAACCTCATTTCCTGCTATAGCGGATCTTTTAAAAACCCTGGATAAAGAATGGAATATTCCTCATGAATATCTTGTGAAAGCCCGGTTTTTAAAAAATAGACTCCTTACTCATTCTCGACCGCATGTCTTGCTACATGGAGATTTACATCACGATAATATTCTTTTACAGGATAAAAAATGGATCGTCATTGATCCCCAAGGGGTTATCGGCCCCCCGATGAGTGAAATCTGGGCTTTTATTATCGATCCCATTGCCGACACAGAATACGTAGCCACTTATTTTAATGACTCTCTGAGCACTGTTCGGGAATGGTATTTTGTTCGCCTTATACTGGCAAGTTGTTGGAATTTAGAAGATCGCCTTAGTCCCGAACGTTTTCTAGAATTAGCAAAAAAGATCTTCCCTTTCGTATAA
- the recO gene encoding DNA repair protein RecO — protein MQWKDQGIIIALKRLGEDKIIVTLLTHTHGRHMGVTRLNKKAEQVFHLGNLCDISWQARLPEHMGTWRLENIHSAFAMIFQNPLQLEALNTACALIDATLPEREPHEEIFNVFQKFLYNLTHENWSWFLIDLELILLKYAGISLDFSTCAATGSKQDLIFISPRTGRAVSKIAGSPYQDRLLKLPPCLTESKRHEISLSSKEFLAVLELNEYFLNRYLFGLHGLKLPEARERFKNRLARQSYKLRSE, from the coding sequence TTGCAGTGGAAAGATCAAGGCATCATTATTGCACTTAAGCGACTTGGTGAAGATAAAATTATTGTCACTTTGTTGACGCATACCCACGGTCGCCATATGGGGGTTACACGACTCAATAAAAAAGCAGAACAAGTTTTTCACCTGGGAAACCTTTGCGATATCTCATGGCAAGCTCGCTTACCCGAACACATGGGTACTTGGCGCCTTGAAAATATCCACAGCGCCTTTGCAATGATTTTCCAAAATCCGCTCCAACTGGAAGCTCTTAATACGGCTTGTGCCCTTATTGATGCCACTCTTCCTGAACGCGAACCTCACGAAGAGATTTTTAATGTTTTTCAAAAATTTCTTTATAATTTAACCCATGAAAATTGGTCTTGGTTTTTGATTGATCTTGAACTTATCCTCCTAAAATATGCCGGGATTTCTTTAGATTTTTCCACATGCGCTGCGACAGGAAGCAAGCAAGATCTTATCTTCATTTCCCCCCGTACAGGACGTGCTGTTTCTAAAATTGCGGGCTCTCCCTATCAAGATCGTCTTTTAAAACTTCCTCCCTGCTTGACAGAATCTAAGAGGCATGAGATTTCTCTTTCAAGTAAGGAATTTTTAGCAGTGCTTGAATTAAATGAATACTTTTTAAATCGTTATTTATTTGGCCTTCATGGGTTAAAATTACCCGAAGCTCGCGAACGCTTTAAAAATCGGCTCGCGCGCCAATCTTATAAATTGAGGTCGGAATGA
- the parC gene encoding DNA topoisomerase IV subunit A — MTDSIGRVKDTLLNEALSERYLSYALSTITARSLPDVRDGLKPVQRRILYAMGESGNTQDKPYRKSASAVGYVMMKYHPHGNDPIYESMVRMAQDFSLRYLMIDGQGNFGSLDGDNAAAMRYTEARLTLAAAYMLEGIYEEAVDFKKTYNNETEEPLVLPAKFPNLLANGAVGIAVGMATNIPPHNVGEICAALQLLLKDSTVSISQLLQVLPGPDFPTGGLLVEPHENILKAYETGRGSFRLRSRYEIEPLKGGSYQIVVTEIPYQVQKARLIEKIADLIVEKKIPLLSDVRDESAEDIRLILIPKNRTIDPLILMEALYRQTDLEIRFNMNMNVLDEGRIPKVMNLKEVLQAFLKHRQQVLQRTSNYRLKQIDHRLEVLQGYQIAYLNLDEVIRIIREEDDPKLEMQKRWALSDIQVEAILNMRLRTLRKLEEIEILKELQALEQEKIELQELLSSEKQQWHTIAKEIKEIEKGFGSAHPFGKRRTTFETAPQLADVPLEAFLEKEPVTIVCSNKNWIRTLKGHQLTHEDIKYKEGDEERFILEGETTDKLLIFSSNGRFYTLGIDKLPSGRGHGEALRLLIDLGNEDEILSVFVIKANMLDQKYLVATSDGKGFIVETQEALAQTKMGKQVLILNEEVKAEKCVPVVGDHVAIIGTNRKLLIFPITEIPQLSRGKGVILQKYKGAVFSDLKVFTLSQGLSWVYGNQNRTVTDLRPWLGTRAQTGKLPPFGFPKDNKF; from the coding sequence ATGACAGATTCTATTGGTCGAGTTAAAGATACGCTTCTTAATGAAGCTCTTTCTGAGCGCTATTTAAGTTATGCTTTGTCCACCATCACTGCGCGCTCACTTCCTGATGTCAGAGATGGTCTAAAACCTGTTCAAAGACGCATTCTATATGCCATGGGAGAATCTGGGAATACTCAAGATAAACCTTATCGGAAATCAGCAAGTGCTGTGGGTTATGTGATGATGAAATATCACCCCCATGGCAATGATCCGATTTATGAATCCATGGTCCGTATGGCCCAAGATTTCTCTCTCCGTTACCTGATGATTGATGGCCAGGGAAATTTCGGAAGCTTGGATGGCGATAACGCTGCAGCCATGCGATATACCGAAGCTCGTCTTACATTAGCCGCCGCCTATATGCTTGAAGGTATTTATGAAGAAGCTGTTGATTTTAAAAAAACTTATAACAATGAGACTGAAGAACCTCTCGTCCTTCCAGCTAAATTCCCCAATCTTTTAGCAAATGGCGCAGTAGGTATTGCTGTAGGCATGGCAACTAACATTCCGCCTCATAACGTAGGGGAAATTTGTGCGGCGCTTCAACTTCTCCTTAAAGATTCAACTGTTTCCATTTCTCAACTTCTTCAAGTACTCCCTGGGCCAGATTTCCCCACGGGAGGTTTACTTGTCGAACCCCATGAGAATATTTTAAAAGCTTATGAGACTGGCCGAGGTAGTTTCCGGTTACGTTCACGATATGAGATTGAACCTCTCAAAGGAGGCTCATATCAAATTGTCGTCACTGAAATTCCTTATCAAGTCCAAAAAGCACGCTTGATTGAAAAAATCGCAGATTTAATTGTTGAGAAGAAAATTCCCCTTCTCAGCGACGTGAGAGACGAATCAGCTGAAGATATAAGACTCATTCTTATCCCTAAGAATCGTACTATTGATCCTTTGATCCTGATGGAAGCTCTTTACCGACAAACAGATCTTGAAATTCGTTTTAATATGAACATGAACGTCCTAGATGAAGGACGCATTCCGAAGGTGATGAACTTAAAAGAAGTTTTGCAGGCTTTTCTTAAACATCGTCAGCAAGTTTTACAGCGGACATCCAACTATCGTCTTAAGCAAATTGATCATCGTCTTGAGGTTCTTCAAGGATATCAAATTGCTTACTTAAATTTAGATGAAGTTATTCGCATTATCCGAGAAGAGGATGATCCGAAGCTTGAAATGCAAAAGCGGTGGGCTCTCTCAGATATTCAAGTAGAAGCTATTTTAAATATGCGTCTACGCACATTGCGAAAACTTGAAGAGATTGAAATCCTCAAAGAACTCCAAGCCCTTGAACAAGAAAAAATAGAACTTCAAGAACTACTTTCATCAGAAAAACAACAATGGCATACCATCGCGAAAGAAATTAAAGAAATAGAAAAAGGATTTGGCTCCGCACATCCTTTTGGAAAACGTCGGACAACTTTTGAAACAGCTCCTCAGCTTGCGGATGTTCCACTTGAAGCCTTTTTAGAAAAAGAGCCTGTTACGATTGTCTGTTCAAATAAAAATTGGATTCGTACCCTTAAAGGACATCAGCTTACGCATGAGGATATAAAATATAAAGAAGGAGATGAAGAACGTTTTATTCTTGAAGGTGAGACAACTGACAAACTTTTAATTTTTTCTTCAAACGGTCGTTTCTACACGTTGGGGATTGATAAACTTCCAAGTGGTAGAGGTCATGGAGAAGCTTTACGCCTTTTAATTGATCTTGGGAATGAGGATGAAATCCTTTCCGTATTTGTCATTAAAGCTAACATGCTTGATCAAAAATACTTAGTCGCAACTTCAGACGGGAAAGGCTTTATCGTCGAAACTCAAGAAGCGCTTGCTCAAACAAAAATGGGCAAACAAGTTCTTATACTAAATGAGGAGGTGAAAGCTGAAAAATGCGTTCCTGTTGTAGGCGATCATGTAGCGATTATTGGAACTAATCGTAAGTTATTAATTTTTCCTATTACTGAAATTCCTCAACTTTCCCGAGGTAAAGGAGTCATTCTACAGAAATATAAAGGGGCCGTTTTTTCAGATTTAAAGGTCTTTACACTCAGCCAAGGTTTAAGTTGGGTTTATGGAAATCAAAACCGAACGGTTACAGATTTACGTCCTTGGCTTGGCACTCGAGCTCAAACAGGGAAACTTCCGCCTTTCGGTTTCCCTAAAGATAATAAATTTTAA
- a CDS encoding lysophospholipid acyltransferase family protein gives MRFFKKLLKNPFIIRGFSHLIAYYIKFVFITSKQQWINREAMDNLLHSNTPFILCFWHNRLLMMSFSWAGKKNKMYMLISAHRDGLLISETVKHYGILSVAGSSTKGGTQALRHLLRLLKDQNCIGITPDGPRGPRFKARGGVVQIAKLAGCPILPISYSTTRRRVINSWDRFILALPFGKNIFITGDPIYVSPSATEEETQEALLKVETALKHISNHADQLCGHAPILADEEK, from the coding sequence ATGCGTTTTTTCAAAAAACTTTTAAAAAATCCTTTCATCATTCGTGGCTTTTCTCACTTAATTGCTTATTATATAAAGTTTGTCTTTATTACTTCAAAGCAACAATGGATTAATCGAGAAGCCATGGATAATCTTCTTCATTCAAATACTCCTTTTATCCTCTGTTTTTGGCACAATCGTTTATTAATGATGAGTTTTTCTTGGGCTGGCAAAAAAAATAAAATGTATATGTTAATCTCTGCTCATCGAGATGGACTTTTAATTTCAGAAACTGTTAAACATTATGGAATCTTAAGCGTGGCAGGCTCTTCGACAAAAGGTGGTACCCAAGCCCTTCGTCATTTATTAAGGCTTTTAAAAGACCAAAATTGTATTGGAATTACACCAGATGGTCCACGAGGTCCACGTTTTAAAGCAAGAGGAGGCGTTGTACAGATTGCAAAATTAGCAGGCTGTCCTATTCTTCCAATAAGCTATTCAACGACACGTCGACGAGTTATAAATTCTTGGGATAGGTTCATTCTTGCTCTTCCTTTTGGTAAAAATATTTTTATTACAGGAGATCCGATTTATGTTTCACCTTCTGCTACAGAAGAAGAAACTCAAGAGGCTCTTTTAAAAGTTGAAACCGCACTCAAACATATTTCTAACCATGCAGATCAACTTTGCGGACATGCCCCTATCCTCGCAGATGAAGAAAAGTAA
- a CDS encoding LysR family transcriptional regulator: MDLDKLRIFYYAAKAKSFTNCELNLSPSAISRHISDLEHRLKAPLFYRQGRGLSLTDQGEVLFESTHKVFAELDAARSLLSEVGIEPQGILRIAIPGGWTTTILIQYIAEFLKQYPKIRLHMIPIERLNDFNLNEVDAAIIPFMPDRPTWIQRHLMEFHLKLFASQDYLNAHGTPKTVEDLDSHYMITHGADGHTLSDLKWHLTLGMKEDKLREPYMVVCSPYHAAEQGLGIATLAQENLLLRSGKLVEVLPEVEGPSIDAYYVYPEHLKESKKIRLLGDYIVDFIKKTKNLSNLPKVA; this comes from the coding sequence ATGGATCTTGATAAGTTACGTATTTTTTACTATGCAGCAAAAGCCAAGAGTTTCACAAATTGTGAGCTAAATTTAAGCCCTTCAGCTATAAGTCGACATATTAGTGATCTTGAACATCGCCTTAAAGCTCCCTTGTTTTATCGACAAGGCCGAGGACTTAGCCTCACCGATCAGGGCGAAGTTCTTTTTGAATCAACTCATAAAGTTTTTGCAGAACTTGATGCCGCTCGTTCACTCTTAAGTGAGGTTGGTATTGAACCTCAAGGCATATTAAGGATTGCTATTCCGGGCGGTTGGACGACAACTATTCTTATCCAATATATTGCGGAATTTCTAAAGCAATATCCCAAAATTCGACTCCATATGATTCCTATTGAACGCCTTAATGACTTTAATCTTAATGAAGTGGATGCAGCCATTATTCCGTTTATGCCAGATCGACCAACCTGGATTCAGCGTCATCTTATGGAATTCCACTTAAAATTATTTGCAAGCCAAGATTACTTAAATGCTCATGGAACTCCGAAAACCGTAGAAGATCTAGATTCTCATTATATGATCACACATGGAGCAGATGGACATACGCTATCAGATCTTAAGTGGCATCTAACTTTAGGAATGAAAGAAGATAAATTGCGAGAACCTTACATGGTTGTCTGCAGCCCTTACCATGCAGCAGAACAAGGCCTAGGCATTGCTACACTTGCTCAAGAAAATTTACTTCTCAGAAGTGGGAAATTAGTTGAAGTTCTACCTGAGGTGGAAGGCCCTTCTATTGATGCATATTATGTCTATCCTGAGCATTTAAAAGAATCAAAAAAGATCCGCTTATTAGGTGATTACATCGTTGATTTTATAAAGAAAACAAAGAATCTTTCTAATTTACCGAAAGTCGCTTAA
- a CDS encoding ABC transporter ATP-binding protein, whose product MTKKKQVSFRDPTTRFLVKRLLTDYTRPYIGRICLGLISMIIVAATSVSSAKLIEPIINDIFVAKDATMIWPLTVGICVVFLLKGLSTYAESVTMAYVGQRIIADLQADLFNHLLEGDLAFYHATPSGEIVSRFMNDVTKLHTAVTGTLTNIGKDGLMLIGFIGFMFYQDWFMASISFFVVPVAILPVVKIGKKMRKASANIQKETATLTILLTQAFQGIRLIKSYCMEKYERHKIHETIEEICRKNLKAVRVRAASHPIMEFLGGLAIALVIIYGGHAVVRGQQNPGTFFSFITALLMMYEPLKRLANLNANLQDQLASASRVFEFLDLKAQVVDLPQAKMAKITKGEIRFDNVNFSYNKESQILNLLTFEIPAGKTVALVGTSGAGKSTIMNLIPRFYDVTEGEITIDGVDVRHLNLTSLRQNIALVSQDVILFDDTIRRNIEFGYPGASENAIIEAAKAAAAHEFIIELPQGYDTPVGEHGVRLSGGQRQRLSIARAILKNAPILLLDEPTSALDAESERKVKLALKTLMTKRTTLIIAHRLATIVSADIIYVIENGQVIASGKHHELITNNSRYAQLCKAQFAEPHIREK is encoded by the coding sequence TTGACGAAAAAGAAACAAGTATCTTTCAGAGATCCCACGACACGATTTCTTGTTAAACGGCTGCTTACAGATTATACACGCCCTTATATAGGTCGAATATGTCTAGGCCTTATTTCAATGATTATTGTTGCCGCAACTTCTGTTTCTTCAGCTAAACTTATTGAACCTATCATCAATGATATTTTTGTCGCCAAAGATGCCACTATGATATGGCCCCTTACAGTAGGGATATGCGTCGTCTTTCTATTAAAAGGCCTTTCTACTTATGCAGAATCAGTCACGATGGCGTATGTTGGACAACGCATTATTGCCGATCTTCAAGCTGACCTTTTTAATCATCTTCTTGAAGGTGACCTTGCTTTCTATCATGCAACGCCCAGCGGTGAAATTGTTTCAAGATTTATGAACGACGTCACTAAATTACATACTGCTGTCACTGGAACTTTAACCAATATTGGAAAAGATGGCTTAATGCTTATTGGTTTTATTGGGTTTATGTTTTATCAAGACTGGTTTATGGCCTCAATCTCATTTTTCGTTGTCCCTGTCGCTATCTTACCCGTGGTAAAAATTGGTAAAAAAATGCGAAAGGCTTCTGCTAACATTCAAAAAGAAACAGCAACATTAACAATTTTACTAACTCAAGCTTTTCAAGGCATTCGACTTATTAAGTCCTATTGCATGGAGAAATATGAACGTCATAAAATTCACGAAACAATTGAAGAAATTTGCCGTAAAAATTTAAAAGCTGTCCGCGTGCGTGCAGCCTCACATCCGATTATGGAATTTTTAGGGGGCCTTGCAATTGCTCTTGTTATTATTTACGGAGGTCACGCCGTTGTCCGAGGTCAGCAAAATCCTGGAACTTTTTTTTCATTTATCACAGCTCTTTTAATGATGTATGAACCTTTGAAGCGCTTAGCAAATTTAAATGCTAACCTTCAAGATCAATTAGCCTCTGCAAGCCGTGTCTTTGAATTCCTTGATTTAAAAGCTCAAGTGGTTGATTTACCTCAAGCAAAAATGGCAAAAATTACTAAAGGCGAAATTCGTTTTGATAATGTAAATTTTTCCTACAATAAAGAATCTCAAATCCTCAACTTACTTACCTTTGAAATACCTGCTGGAAAAACTGTTGCTCTTGTGGGAACAAGTGGAGCTGGCAAATCCACAATCATGAATCTTATTCCTCGCTTCTATGATGTTACTGAAGGGGAAATTACCATTGACGGTGTTGATGTTCGGCACTTAAATCTTACATCCCTCCGTCAAAATATTGCTTTAGTAAGTCAAGACGTTATTTTATTCGATGATACAATTCGAAGAAATATTGAATTCGGTTATCCTGGCGCCTCTGAAAATGCAATTATTGAAGCAGCTAAAGCGGCTGCAGCTCATGAATTTATTATTGAACTCCCTCAAGGATACGATACGCCTGTTGGAGAACATGGTGTTCGACTCTCAGGAGGACAACGTCAGCGACTTTCGATTGCAAGAGCGATCCTCAAAAATGCGCCCATTCTTTTATTAGACGAACCTACATCCGCTCTCGATGCAGAATCTGAACGAAAAGTGAAACTTGCTTTAAAAACTCTGATGACGAAGCGTACGACTCTTATTATCGCTCATCGCCTCGCCACCATCGTAAGTGCGGATATCATCTATGTTATTGAAAACGGCCAAGTGATTGCTTCAGGAAAACATCATGAGTTAATAACAAATAACTCCCGATATGCCCAGCTTTGTAAAGCTCAATTTGCTGAGCCACACATACGAGAAAAATAA
- a CDS encoding 3-deoxy-D-manno-octulosonic acid transferase: MLLSIYRFLTSYLIEPFLKHHVHLRLKKGKEDATRYRERYGVPTLKRPPGSLIWFHAASVGESLSILTLVDHLNRRYPTLNFLITTSTMSSAKLIEQRLPKKSFHQFVPFDAKRWVRRFLAYWQPSLAIWIESELWPNLTLETFSQKIPLILLNARLSDRSYQRWRWLKGFIKSLLNCFAFCISPSSEQASRLKSLGASNVITIGNLKFSSNPLSYQENDLKELQTKIKQRPTWLAASTHPSEEILISEAHALIRQNYPDLLTMIIPRHPERGSEIIEQLHKNFKIARRAMGELPSNDTEIYLCDTLGETGLFYRLNDIVFVGGSLVPIGGHNLIEPALLHSVILHGPYTHKSRELVALFQTHQASIEIKDSTQLAEKVIELLNNSHLCQKLSQAAFDLASAQNKTLEQVIKVLSPYLNQIGEQS; encoded by the coding sequence ATGCTTTTATCCATTTATCGTTTTCTAACATCTTATTTAATAGAACCTTTCCTTAAACACCATGTACATCTACGCCTGAAAAAAGGCAAAGAAGATGCCACTCGCTATAGGGAAAGATATGGTGTTCCCACCTTAAAAAGACCCCCAGGATCTTTAATTTGGTTTCATGCTGCCAGTGTTGGGGAATCGTTATCTATCTTGACCTTGGTTGACCATTTAAATCGACGCTATCCCACCTTAAATTTTTTAATAACAACGAGTACAATGAGTTCTGCAAAATTAATTGAACAACGCCTTCCAAAAAAATCTTTTCATCAATTTGTTCCTTTTGATGCTAAAAGATGGGTTCGTCGATTTCTTGCTTATTGGCAACCTTCTCTTGCTATATGGATTGAATCAGAACTCTGGCCAAATCTTACGTTAGAGACATTCAGCCAAAAAATTCCCTTGATCCTTCTAAATGCGCGACTTTCTGATCGCTCTTATCAACGATGGCGTTGGCTAAAAGGGTTTATAAAATCTCTTCTAAACTGTTTTGCCTTCTGCATATCCCCCTCTTCAGAACAAGCTTCCCGATTAAAATCCTTAGGTGCCTCTAACGTCATTACAATCGGGAATCTAAAATTTTCATCAAACCCTTTAAGTTATCAAGAAAATGACTTAAAAGAATTGCAAACGAAAATTAAACAACGCCCTACTTGGCTGGCTGCAAGTACACATCCTTCTGAAGAAATTCTCATTTCAGAAGCTCATGCTTTGATCCGTCAGAATTATCCTGACCTTCTTACGATGATTATCCCTCGACATCCTGAAAGAGGAAGTGAAATTATCGAACAGCTTCATAAAAATTTTAAGATTGCCAGACGCGCTATGGGAGAACTTCCCTCTAATGATACTGAAATCTATTTATGCGATACGTTAGGAGAAACAGGACTTTTTTATCGCTTAAACGATATCGTTTTTGTCGGAGGCTCTCTTGTTCCTATCGGAGGTCATAATCTCATTGAACCTGCTTTACTTCATTCTGTTATCTTGCATGGACCTTATACTCATAAATCACGTGAATTAGTTGCTTTATTCCAAACTCATCAAGCAAGTATTGAAATTAAAGATTCTACGCAACTTGCTGAAAAAGTTATTGAATTACTAAATAATTCTCATTTATGCCAAAAATTATCTCAGGCTGCTTTTGATCTTGCTTCAGCTCAAAATAAAACGCTTGAACAAGTAATCAAAGTTTTATCTCCTTATCTCAATCAAATAGGAGAGCAATCATGA
- a CDS encoding RluA family pseudouridine synthase produces MTVQQVIISANDVDMRLLNWLKRYYQGMPFNQLQKWLRTGQIRLNGKRVKGNENLLLNQELRLPSYTSLIEKPQSPIQKPLSPQILRKVQEAIVYQNDQWIVLNKPQGLATQGGTGIKESVDQIMTALFPAAPKLTHRLDKDTSGLLLLAKTLEDARWMTQMFKEGEVTKTYIALVVGSLKKNKGTISLPMCKLPGKTGERMVVDFDEGSQAITHYQVLETQNNLSLLKLTPMTGRMHQLRLHCAEIGAPVLGDGKYGGKKAHPEGNRFTLHLHAHQIEFTDPRGKSRVFKAELPDHMMRSLTQFRFNLSHF; encoded by the coding sequence ATGACAGTTCAACAAGTGATCATTTCTGCTAACGACGTAGATATGCGTTTGTTGAATTGGTTAAAACGTTACTATCAAGGGATGCCTTTTAACCAATTACAAAAATGGTTGAGAACAGGTCAGATTCGTCTTAATGGAAAGAGAGTTAAGGGAAATGAGAATTTGTTACTCAATCAAGAACTCAGACTTCCTTCTTATACGTCACTGATTGAAAAACCACAATCACCCATACAAAAACCTCTAAGCCCTCAAATTTTAAGAAAAGTTCAAGAAGCTATAGTGTATCAAAATGATCAGTGGATTGTGCTTAATAAGCCGCAAGGTTTGGCAACACAAGGAGGCACAGGGATTAAGGAAAGTGTTGATCAAATTATGACAGCTCTTTTTCCGGCAGCTCCTAAACTTACGCATCGCTTAGATAAGGATACAAGTGGCCTTCTCTTGTTGGCGAAAACTCTTGAAGACGCGCGTTGGATGACACAAATGTTTAAGGAAGGCGAGGTTACCAAAACTTATATTGCTCTTGTTGTTGGTTCCCTGAAGAAAAATAAAGGAACGATTAGCCTTCCAATGTGTAAACTTCCTGGAAAAACAGGTGAGCGTATGGTTGTAGATTTTGATGAGGGTTCGCAAGCTATCACTCATTATCAAGTTCTTGAAACTCAAAATAACTTATCTTTACTTAAACTTACGCCGATGACAGGAAGAATGCATCAGTTGCGGCTTCATTGTGCTGAGATAGGGGCCCCGGTTTTAGGAGATGGGAAGTATGGCGGTAAAAAAGCACATCCTGAGGGGAATCGCTTTACTCTTCATCTTCATGCCCATCAAATTGAATTTACAGATCCCCGAGGAAAATCGAGGGTTTTTAAAGCTGAATTACCAGACCATATGATGAGATCATTAACGCAATTCAGATTTAATCTTTCACATTTTTAA
- a CDS encoding tetraacyldisaccharide 4'-kinase produces the protein MKAPLFWKNKGSLYEKFLSPLAAVYRLITSQREKFTQKIKVPIPVICVGNIVMGGTGKTPLTKMIATTLKEQGFNAHILSRGYGGNLKGPLLVDVSSHTAQEVGDEPLLLAQTIPTWIAKNKAKGAKAATKAGAEILILDDGLQNPMLHKDFSILVVNGEYGLGNERIFPAGPLREPVENAIKKVNIIMVMGKDRHVLEKRWLGVCPIFHGDLHPFENDIQTLKNSPIYAFAGIGHPEKFFAMLRHYGLHVIAEKAFPDHYFFKSRDLNELRAQAKHLKAQLVTTEKDFLRLPHDIQSEVKIIRAHVMIEEESLFSNLIYKAVTHEKKI, from the coding sequence ATGAAAGCACCTCTTTTTTGGAAAAATAAAGGAAGTTTATACGAGAAATTTCTTTCACCTTTAGCTGCTGTCTATCGCTTGATCACTTCTCAAAGAGAAAAATTTACACAAAAAATAAAAGTCCCTATCCCTGTCATCTGTGTGGGGAACATCGTTATGGGAGGCACAGGAAAAACCCCCCTCACTAAAATGATTGCCACCACACTGAAAGAACAAGGTTTTAATGCTCATATTTTATCAAGAGGATATGGCGGAAATCTCAAGGGGCCCCTTTTAGTTGACGTATCTTCTCATACAGCTCAAGAAGTAGGAGATGAACCTCTTTTATTGGCTCAAACTATTCCAACATGGATTGCTAAGAACAAAGCTAAAGGCGCTAAAGCTGCCACAAAAGCAGGAGCAGAAATTTTAATCTTAGATGATGGCTTACAAAACCCAATGCTTCATAAAGATTTTTCAATTCTCGTTGTGAATGGTGAGTATGGCCTGGGAAATGAGCGCATTTTTCCTGCAGGTCCTCTGAGAGAACCTGTTGAAAATGCCATTAAGAAAGTAAATATTATTATGGTGATGGGGAAAGATCGCCACGTCCTAGAAAAAAGATGGCTTGGGGTTTGTCCTATTTTTCATGGAGATCTTCATCCTTTTGAAAACGATATCCAAACCTTAAAAAACAGTCCTATTTATGCTTTTGCAGGGATCGGACACCCCGAAAAATTTTTTGCAATGTTACGTCACTATGGCCTTCATGTAATCGCAGAAAAAGCTTTCCCTGATCATTATTTTTTTAAGTCTCGCGATTTAAATGAATTACGAGCCCAAGCGAAACACCTTAAAGCTCAATTGGTCACAACTGAAAAGGATTTCTTACGTCTTCCTCATGACATACAATCAGAAGTAAAAATAATTCGTGCTCATGTAATGATTGAAGAAGAAAGTTTATTTTCAAACCTTATCTATAAAGCTGTAACTCATGAAAAAAAAATCTAA